A stretch of DNA from Orcinus orca chromosome 3, mOrcOrc1.1, whole genome shotgun sequence:
TTTAAAGGAAAATGGTGATTCCGTATCTCTAAGGGGATGGGGAGGCACAGTAGGCAGGAGCCACCTTGGAAGCAAAGGTCCAGAGACAAGCATGTTGGGAAAGACTGGTGCAGTAGAGGTCAAGCAGAACCTCACAGGAGCTTGAGCTCAAAGTGGGAAGAGGTCTGGTGTCTGGGTCCTTAAATGCAAAGCTAAAGGTTTTGTGTTGGCCTCCGGGCAGTGAGAAGCCATTGATGGGTTTTGAGTGGAAAAGTGGCTTGGTCTGAAGTGTGGGGTGAAGGATTGTAGAATGGAGCAATCTTCAGACTTCAGGAATCATACTGAAAGCCTCTTCTACAACTAATGTATGTGTTCCCACTACTTTCACACAAATTTGCCCTCTCCCAATACCCCCCAGGGCCACCACTAGATGGCCCTTCAGTTGGACAAGACAGAAAtcttagatagatagatgatagacagacagatagatagatagataacataTATGTTATCCTTGACACTCTTCCCTCTCACTCACCACCATTCCCACTCACTCATCCCCAGTCTGGTCAATTTTACCTCCTAAATCTTTCCACTCCACCTACTACTCTTCATCCCCACAACCACAACTCTCATCCAAGCATCCATCATCTCTCAATTACCCAATTTCACCATTCTCCTCCCTTGTACTTATGTCGCCtcctaccacagggcctttgcacatgcctgAGACCCTGAACTCCTTACCAAGTtaactccttctcttccttcacaCAGCTATAGTACCATTTCCCTAGCGAAACTCTATATGACACTCTCAAAGATAAGGTCAAGACCCcttgttagatttttttcatagaattgccttcctcttccttcagACTATTCATCAAAACTTGGAATTTTACACTCATTTGGATGATAATTTGGTAAATGGCTGTCTATGCTTGTACTGTCCAACAGAAACAGATGTGAATCACAtaggtaattttaaattttctagtgttttaaaagtcaaaagaaagtaaaattaatttgaatgccatttttgtttatctcaatatatccaaaatactaGCATTTCAGTGTATAATCAATATTAAagattatcattattaatattgatatatttgacAGTATTTTTGTAGCAAATCTTTGACATATGTATCttttggttgggttttttggtttgttttgtggctttggttttctgtttttttgttttggccgtgccacgtggcttgtaggatcttagttccccaagcagggtcaaacccaggcccaaggcagtgaaagcgctgagtcctaaccactggacctccagggaattcccatgaaatctgtatgtattttttttttaagatttttttcgatgtggaccattttcaaagtactgaatttgttacactattgcttctgttttacatttttgttttcttggctgcgaggcatgtggaatcttagtttcccgaccagggatggaacccgcaccccctgcactagaaggcgaagtcttaaccactggactgccggggaagccCCCCATATGTATTTTAGGCTTACAGTATATCTCAATCCAAAAtgaccacatttcaagtgctcaacaacCACAGTGACTCATGGTCGCCATATTGGACAGTGGAGgtctagacacacacacacacacacacacacacacacacacacacacactccacaggGACAGGGACTATGTCTGATATGTTCACCATCTTACCCACCCATCCCCCACCCTgctacctagcacagtgcctagcaaagATGGCATTGGGGTTGGTCATGAAGCTGGATTTGAGGATCATGTTCGTGCTCAATATGCATGGTTTGAAGGGATGATTGAAAGCACTCACCATTTGCTCGCCATGCCATCTGCTGAAAGGTTAACATCCTCAGCTCTTCCACCACCTCCCGGTCTATGAGAAGGAGTCCAGCTTGAGCCCAAGTCCTCCCATACCCCTTCCTCAATTTCTCTGCATGCCCCATCCTCACCTTACTCACATTTAATCAGGGTAACAGCCAGACCAGTGCAGCCCATGAGCAGTGACACCACCACCAGCAGACACACGTACACCATCAGTCTGTCCTCCTGGTAACACCTAAGACCTCCGGACTTCTGACTGATCCAGGGCACTGGAGTGGCTGGGGGGAAGAGATGGGGACAGAGAGACTGATGCTGGTGCTTCAGATAGTGAGGAATGGACCCTTGAGCTTTCCTCCAAGAGCAGGGGGTGCAAATGACTATGGTCATGACTATATCACCAGGTGGGGTCAGCAAGAGAATATCAGGGAGAGAAAATGCTAAAGAAGCCCAGAGCATTTGTGGAATATACAATACGCCACACATTCTGTCACACCCTTATTATTTTACTGGCTCCTCACCCTTATGACGTAGCTATAAATAgtattcccattttgcaaataagtGAACTGAGGGCTTGGAGAGGTCATGCATAACTTGGACCCAGCTCTTTTCTTAACATTTAGGATGCACTCCAGCAGCCCCTGCCCAAGCTGCTCCCCGGTGGCCCAAGCTGTGGACCCTTGCATCTGGGGCAGAGAACATTTCCCATAACTTATAGGCAAGCAGGAGGTAGGGCTTGAAGAGTACCTGGTGGATATCCTGGGTCCCTGGGGGTCTGGTTTAGACTCAGAAAGGAGGAGCTTCTGAAAGGAAATGTTTCTCTACCAGGGTCTCACTCCAGAGCTATAGGTCTCGAATACACTGGCCACCATGAGAGGGGAGATAGAGGTAAACCTAAAGGACTTACTGGCTATAGGCAGCTGGGATGGAGGATGTACAAGATCAGTGCCTGGGAGAAAGGCAAGAGAGGTTTATTCAGAAGTCACTGAAAGACTTCGTCTTCCAAGATCAACAACCTCCCCCCAAGCCCTCTGATTTGTTCTTTGGTCAGAATTGGGGGACTGGAGGGAGGACTTCCAAGTGTCCGCTCTCAGGCTTCGTAATGGGTATTCCCACTGCTTACCCAGTTGAGGAGTTGTGCAGGTGACAGGGGTGAGGTTCAGGCCTGGAAGGGGTCAGAAAGACAACAGTCATGCAGAGCAGGGCTTCAGCCAAGTGAACAGGAAGGTCCCAGCCCTAGATGCTCACCTGTGTTCTTCAGGAGCTTGCAGGGAAGTGGGgggttctctgttttctttcctgaggAGGAAGGAATGGTTGCTCAGGCCCAGATCAGGATAAAGCCAGCACTGGGTCTCCTgtacccccagccccagctcaccTGCCCTTGGAGGCCTTGGTGGAGCCGTCCAACCTGGCGAAGAGAAGCTCAGCATTACAGCTGGTCCAAGGATGGGAATGAGGTGGAAAGGCAGTGATGGAAACAGGATTGACATGTACGCACTGTTATATTTCAAATAgatgactgggacttccctggtggtgcagtggttaagaatccaccttccaatgcagggggcgctggtttgatccctggttggggaactaagatcccacatgctgtggggcaactaagcctgcgtactgcaactactgagcccgcaccctctggagcccatgcgccacaaataGAGaggccacgcactgcaacaaCTGAACCCACGTTCTCtggaacctgcatgccacaactagagagaggcctgtacgctgcaatgaagagccctcacaccacaaggaagatcccgcatgccgcaactaagacccagtgcagtcaaataaataaataaatattttcaaataaataaataaaaataaaatagatgaccagcaaggacctattgtaaaattaattaattaatttatttattttttaaaaaaagaggtccagtggttaggactccgcacttcccctgctgggggcacaggttcaatccctgggtagggaactaagatcccgcatgccgcatagtgtggccaaaaaaaagaaaaaagaaacaggattgAGATTGCAATGGAGGGTTAGGGATGGGGTTGTGCATGAGAATGGAATTGGGCTTAGGGATAGGGACAGGATTAAGATACAGTGACCAACCATCCTGAATGACCCAGGactttcctaattttaaaacagGAAGTCCCACATTCCAAGAAATCTTTCATCTCTGCACAAACTGGGACAGTTGATCCCCCTAAGTTAAAGACACAAGTGAGTTTGGGTATGGGAATAGAGTCAAGGTTAAGGTTGGGATGAGGGTTTGGATTGAGATGATGGGGTTGAAGAAGGGTCAGGGATAGTGATGGACATGGGAGTAGGTTTGTGATTCAGGGTGTAGTTGGGGTGAAGAATGGGGCTGTAGCTGCATTGGGGAATGGGGGAGAAGTTGAGGTTGGGTTGTAGTTGTGTTGGGGCTTGGTGATAGTTTTGATTTGGACAGGAGATGGGTTGGAGATGGGGCTGCatttggagatgggggtgggacctaaatttggggaaggggtggcctTGAAGACAGCGATGGAGTGGGTCTTCGGGTTGGGCTTGGGGACCATGCTGGGACCAAGACAGATTTGGAGACGGACAGTCAAAAAGCAGAGCCCAGGGGCTTCCCCTGGTGGGAGTTTACTCAGGGAAACCTCAAAGCCTCCACTGTTATTTTTCCGTTTGGCCCTGCCACGCAGCTTgcgagatctcagttccccaaccaggggtgaAACCCAAGCCATGGCAGTAAAAGCACccagtcccaaccactggacccaAAGCCTCCACTTTTATATACACTTATTGGACTCTTGTTGAGTCCCTGGCCAGGCATGGCCCACCCAAGTCTAAAGGCAAATTTGGGCCCTGGGTGTGAATGCGAAGAGGTTGGAGAGACAACAGTCCACTCACAGCTTCTGAAATACTGGCTTTCATGTCTCGGGGCCTTTGCATCCACCTGTTCTTTTCTGGGCTTCTCTTCTTAACAAACTCCTGTTCATCCCTCAAGTCTCACTCCAGTGTCCCCTCATCTGACCCCGAATCCTCCCACTAGTGCAGGCAGACCCCTCAATTACCCTCAGGATTTCCCCAATTTCATAATCCCTCCCCTCTCAGACCTGCTCACCCAAGACTATGCCCAAAACTGCCTCCCCCCATCAGACTGAGAGACCCTCAGGGTGGACGCATGGATACTCCCACCATCATGGTGCCCAGTATGGGCAGGCTGACCATGTATGTCTGCAGTGCCCAGCTAGTTCCCCCTGGGGAGTCTGTTCCCCAACCTCATCCCTCAAATCACACATCTCTTCACCTGGCCTCTGAGAGGTCCTCTTACCTGGCTTGGGAGGAAGGTCCTTGTACGGTGGTGCCGTGTtctcataatcatcatcatcctcCTCTTCTCTGGGCCCTTCCAGAGGAAAGGCAAGTGAGAGCCCAGCCCATTCCCTCCTCTGTCCCTCACACCCTGGTCTCTGGCCCCAAGGTGGGAATACTGTAACCTGGGTCCTGACCACCCCTGGTCCCCAGCCCATGCCTGGCCAGGGCCATACCTGGCAGGTCCCTGCACCCAGAGTTAGTATACAGGGTGCACATGACTGCAGCTAACACAGGAACCTGAGAAGAAGCAGGCAGAGCTCGACAGCttcttctccttgtgtcctcaactCAGGTGACTAGGgtttttctcagttccttttttctttaaaagtcaaGAACATGCAAATCTATCTTGAGGGGAACACCACagaccgcacacacacacacacacacttattctTCTCCCCAGTTTGGATTCATGCATAGAAATAACAATGACAACAGCCCCTGCATTTGAGTTCCTACACGGCACCAAGCCCTGGGTGAAAAATAGATAAGCTCCTTCCTTCATGAAACATCAATCGAGACAGGAGAGACAATAAACCTataaagaaatatagaaataagCAATatggtttggtttttaattttatttccaatagTAACTAAgtattatcttaaaataaaataaaacagggtaaAGGGATAGGATGGGGGCTAATGTAGAGAGGTGGTCAGGGGAGGCCTCCCAGAGGTGTTGACATTTACAACAAGACATTAAAGTAATCGGTGCTAAGTACTCCCACATTCCCACAGTGAAGTTTTAGGCTCACTGTGgctacataacaaattaccccaaaacttcatgacttaaaaaaacagtagggggcttccctggtggctcagtggttgaaagtccgcctgccgatgcaggggacatgggttcgtgccccggtccgggaagatcccacatgctgtggagcggctgggcccgtgagccatggccaccgagcctgcgcgtccggagcctgtgctccacaacgggagaggccacaatagtgagaggcccgcgtaccgccaaaaaaaaaaaaaaaaacagtaggcatgtattatctcacagtctCTGAGGCTCAGGGATTCAAGAGCAGCTGTGTGGTTCTGGCTCGGGATCTTTCATAAGGTTTCAGTCAAGATGTTGCCCAGGGTTGCGGTCATCAGAAAGCTAGGCTGGGGCTAGAGGATCTCCTCCATGATGGTACACTCCCATGGCTGTTGGCAGGCGGCCTCAGTTCCTCGCCATGTGAGCCTCTCCCAAGGGCTGATTGAGTATCCTCACAACATGGCATAGGCCAAAATGGAAGCCACAAAGCCTTGTATGATCTAGCCTCACAAATCACAAACTATGATCTCTACTATATTTATCACATGGACCAGCTTTGAGTCACTGTGGGAGGAAACCACACGAGGACATAAATACCAACAGGTAGGCATCATTTGGAGGCCATCTTGAAGGCTGCCTACCACAGTCATATACACAGAACTTGCAAAGGAGTGTTTTTCATCCTGAACTTGACATCGACTGGAGggtatttaaaaagtgaaagttaaagagagagagagagagatctgtcTACCCTATGGGGAAACCAAGGGATGAGGTTTTGATTCACACCCAAAACAGCATGAAGTGAAATGACGGACATAGGGGAAAGGGCTGCAACAGGAGTGGCTGCGTCTTTTGGTACATCAAGGATGTGGGAGTTTCCTGTGAGCCTCGTGAAAGAGGTGGAATAACCAGACTGAGGCCCAAGAAAGCAGCCTGCCTGTGTTTCTCAAAATGACCACCATCAGCCTTTGGGGCCAACAGCTCTAGAATCATCCATGACGCCTCCCTTCTCTCTCATTCCACGGCTGTGGCACATTACGTTTTCAAAAGATGGCTGCAACAATATCTCATGTCCTACATGTTCTGATGCAATGTGACCATGCCACTCTACCAAGAAGTAGAGTCTAATTATCCTCCCTTTAAATCTGGGCTTGCCTTAGTGACTCTCTTATAACCAACAAAATGTGGCACAAGGGACAGCTGCCACGCAGCTTCCACCTGGCTCTGTCAGAACATGTGCTCCCAGCTGACAttttgtgaggaagcccaagccacgTGGAGGTGCTTGGCTCAACAATCCCAGTTGAGGCCAGATTTCAAGTCATCCCAGCCCAGGTGCCAGACATATACGTGAAGGCACCTCCCAATGATTCCAGCCCCCAGGAGAGTTAGAGTCACCTCCAGCCCTTTGGGTCTTCCCATCCAAGGCCCCAGACGTCATAGAGCAGAAACAAGCTGTCCCTACCATGTTCCGTCCCACAGAATCCATGAGCAGATGAAGTGATTATTTTATGCCACTACATTTGGGGTGGTTTCTTAGACACCCTAGATAACTGGAAATCTGACCAATCTGTTAGTAATTCTGGTTGGCTCTACCTTCACAGCATATTCAGCATCTGAGTCCTTTAAACCTCCTGGTCTTAGCCATCATCCTCTTTCACCTGGATTGCAGTAATAGCCTCCACCTAAGTCTACCCACTTCTGCCCTTGCCCCCTTTATGGGggcaaactcatagaagcagggAGATGGTTGCCCatggctggagggagggaaaaaatgggTAGATGTTGGTcaatgggtacaaagtttcagttgtgCAAGATGAATATGTTCTAGAAAACTACAATGTGACTATAGTTGACAACATTGTATTGTGTACTGGAAACtggctaagagggtagatcttggGTGTTCTtaacacaaaaaaaagaataaataaaaggaaaatgttaactctgaagtgatggatatgttgACTGGCTTGGTTGTGGTgaatatttcacaatatacatgtatattgggTTATcaggttgtacaccttaaatacatacaattttgACTGTCAAGAATATCtcagaaggacttccctggtggtgcagtggttaagaatcctcctgccaaggcaggggacacaggttcgagccctggtccgggaagatcccacatgccgcggagcaaataagcccgtgtgccacaactactgagcctgtgctctagagcccacaagccacaactaccgagcccgcatgccacaactactgaagcccacgcacctagagcccgtgatccgtaacaagagaagccactgcaatgagaagcccgtgcaccgcaatgaagagtagccccccacttgccgcaactagagagaaaagtccgtgcgcagcaacaaagacccaacacggccaaattaattaattaatttaatttgagaaaacaatacctcagtaaagctggaagaaaaacaaccataactgtttttatttaaacttttgatCATTTCTTTACCacaattttctttcacttttttttttaaacattgcattaatatataatttttcttgggaaaaaaaatagagtctgaaatcaaggtgtgggcagggccatgctccctccaaagGCATTAGGGGAGGATCCTTTTTGCCTCTCCAGCTTCTAGGGTTTCCTGGCAGtctttggcttgtggccacatcgcTCCAATCTCCGCCTCAGTCTTCACATGGCTTTTTCTCTGTGCATCTCTGTGTCTCAACTCTAGATGCTATGCTGGTGGTTTTGAAGAtgcaggaaggggccatgagccaaggaaggcagctctagaagctggaaaaggctagaaaacagattctcccatTCTCGAAGCCTCTGAGGGAGAGTGGTCCTGCTGATAACTTGGTTTCAGCCACATGAAACAACTttgaacttctgacctccagaactataaaagAATTCATTTccgttgttttaaaccactaaatttgtggtaatttgttacagcaagcATAGCATATTACATACCCCAAAGGGCAAGACCCCAATTACTCTTTTGAGGGGTTTTCCATTAAAGTAAAAGGAAATGCAACTCAGATTGGCTTAAACAACAAGGAAATCCCGTCAGGCCCGTCCATGTACAAGTTAGAAAATTGGGCGGGGTCGCTGTAACGGAGATTCAGAACAAGAGTGGCTTAAATGAgatggaatttatttctcacctcACAGTCTCAATATAAGCAATCCACAGTCTCCGCCAGTGGAAACTCTTCCCCAGCACATGCGGAGGGGGGTGGCCCCAGCCCTACTTGAGGTGGGAGGGCAGCAGCAGACCAGCCTCCCTCTCCAGGAAAAGCTCACCCCAGGGGCTGGGCTTCCCCCCGCCCCGTTCCCATGATGTAACATCCTGAACCTCTCCCACCTGCATGAGGTGTGGGTGTGCTGTTCCCATTCtccagatggggaaatggagactTGTTTGAGAAGGAAGAGTCTGTCTGCCCAGCAAATACCCACTGAGTATACACAACAAGTATCAGATTCCAGATGGATATGGGGGGGTCAGGGTGGACGGATAGGGAAGGGATGGGGGATACACCAACCAAGAGGACTGATAGCATCTCTGGCCATCAAGGGCATCCTTTAAGGTGGGTGGGCCTGGGCAAGGTAAGTGTGGTGAAGGTTGGATGGTCTCACTATGTGAGGGTGACGGCCACATGGCCAAGGCCATGTCTCGagacttggcacacagtaggtgtgcaGGAACTGGTAGTGAAATCCAGTCCTGTCAACTGGGTATAATAACATAAAGCCATGGGCCCAGGCTGACCCGGCTCTGCCGCATTCTTGCTACGTGACCTCAGGGAAGTAGAACAATATCTCTGAGCAGAGGTCTCCTGATATGTCCAATGGAGATTGGGGATTCAGttgttcattcatctattcaacagATATGTATTGACCACCTACTATGTGTTAGGCTCTGTTCTAGGTACTAGGGAGACATCGgtgaataacaacaaaaatcccTACCCTTGGGCTTAGAAACAGGGAGAgatataatgaataaaataaacaaataccttatatagagaacaaactagtggttaccagtggggagagggaaagaggggaggggcaaaataggggtagaggattaagagatacaaactactatgaataaaataaataagaaacaggatatattgtacagcacagggaaattagcaattattttgtaataactttaaatggagtataatctataaaaatattgaatcactatgttgtacacttgaaactaatataatattgtaaatcaactgtacttcaataaaaaaacataCCTTAGAAATGTTGTTAGATAGGCAtaagcagaaaaaagaagaaaaataaagcagacaaGAGGAATCAGGTGTGCATGGGGCGGGACTGTTGCAATAGCAAAGAAGATCACAGAATGGAAATGATACAAAGCATGGTCTTGGACCAGAACCAAAATATACTAGAAATCACAGAATGATATCTGGAAAATCCAtacatatttggaaattaaatcatGGGTCAGACAGGAagtcaaaactaaaaatatttttgactgaATGAAAGTGAAAACGTACCCTATCAAAATATGTGgggtgcagctaaagcagtgctaagagggaattGTAGGGCATTAAACACTTATGTTTAAGAAGGTgatgggggagttcc
This window harbors:
- the CLEC17A gene encoding C-type lectin domain family 17, member A isoform X3 — protein: MCTLYTNSGCRDLPGPREEEDDDDYENTAPPYKDLPPKPGWTAPPRPPRAGKKTENPPLPCKLLKNTGLNLTPVTCTTPQLGTDLVHPPSQLPIATTPVPWISQKSGGLRCYQEDRLMVYVCLLVVVSLLMGCTGLAVTLIKYREVVEELRMLTFQQMAWRANVTGMAGLAGLKKDIERVRADTNQSLLELRGLLDCTRVTCPEGWLPFQGKCYYFSPSTKSWDEARKFCQENYSHLVIISNFAEQNFVAKAHGSPRVYWLGLNDKNREGDWRWLDGSPITFSFWDPQEPNNLHDEDCASMNKGGTWNDLSCDKTTYWICERKCSC
- the CLEC17A gene encoding C-type lectin domain family 17, member A isoform X1 — protein: MGWGPGVVRTQVTVFPPWGQRPGCEGQRREWAGLSLAFPLEGPREEEDDDDYENTAPPYKDLPPKPGWTAPPRPPRAGKKTENPPLPCKLLKNTGLNLTPVTCTTPQLGTDLVHPPSQLPIATTPVPWISQKSGGLRCYQEDRLMVYVCLLVVVSLLMGCTGLAVTLIKYREVVEELRMLTFQQMAWRANVTGMAGLAGLKKDIERVRADTNQSLLELRGLLDCTRVTCPEGWLPFQGKCYYFSPSTKSWDEARKFCQENYSHLVIISNFAEQNFVAKAHGSPRVYWLGLNDKNREGDWRWLDGSPITFSFWDPQEPNNLHDEDCASMNKGGTWNDLSCDKTTYWICERKCSC
- the CLEC17A gene encoding C-type lectin domain family 17, member A isoform X2, encoding MGWGPGVVRTQVTVFPPWGQRPGCEGQRREWAGLSLAFPLEGPREEEDDDDYENTAPPYKDLPPKPGWTAPPRPPRAGKKTENPPLPCKLLKNTGLNLTPVTCTTPQLATPVPWISQKSGGLRCYQEDRLMVYVCLLVVVSLLMGCTGLAVTLIKYREVVEELRMLTFQQMAWRANVTGMAGLAGLKKDIERVRADTNQSLLELRGLLDCTRVTCPEGWLPFQGKCYYFSPSTKSWDEARKFCQENYSHLVIISNFAEQNFVAKAHGSPRVYWLGLNDKNREGDWRWLDGSPITFSFWDPQEPNNLHDEDCASMNKGGTWNDLSCDKTTYWICERKCSC